Proteins from a genomic interval of Staphylococcus debuckii:
- a CDS encoding DUF488 family protein, whose protein sequence is MSTEKVIYSIGHSNHDQATFLKMLQTFDIEALEDIRAFTKSRKYPQFNDAQMREWLEEAGIEYRQDPELGGRRRPSNTVGRSLNAGWQNESFHNYADYTLTDAFKDGIHTLEKIAEEKRTAYMCAEHHPARCHRLIVSNYLVAKGWKVLHIMQNNKGDIITQEHRLGQWGAMPIIEDDGEVVYPENTD, encoded by the coding sequence ATGAGTACAGAAAAAGTGATTTATTCTATCGGCCATTCAAATCATGATCAAGCGACATTCTTAAAGATGCTTCAGACTTTCGATATCGAAGCCTTGGAAGATATTAGAGCCTTTACCAAGAGTCGCAAATATCCGCAATTCAATGATGCGCAGATGCGGGAATGGCTGGAGGAGGCCGGTATTGAATATCGTCAAGACCCTGAGCTAGGGGGCAGACGCCGTCCGAGCAATACAGTCGGCCGTTCGCTCAATGCAGGCTGGCAGAATGAATCCTTCCATAATTATGCCGACTATACTTTGACAGATGCGTTTAAGGATGGAATTCATACTTTAGAAAAAATTGCGGAAGAGAAGCGGACTGCTTATATGTGCGCCGAACATCATCCGGCACGTTGCCATCGGTTAATTGTGAGTAATTATCTGGTCGCCAAAGGATGGAAAGTGTTGCATATTATGCAAAATAATAAAGGTGACATTATTACGCAAGAACATCGATTAGGACAATGGGGCGCTATGCCGATTATAGAAGATGATGGAGAAGTAGTGTATCCAGAAAATACAGATTGA
- a CDS encoding (deoxy)nucleoside triphosphate pyrophosphohydrolase translates to MKKLIEVVGAVIYDHDKILCAQRSKQMSLPLLWEFPGGKIEQGESDVEALKREIREEMKCDLEVGEKITTTTHEYDFAIIQLTTYQCKLQAQMPTLTEHSQIQWLSVEDLHQLEWAPADVPTVDLLVEKG, encoded by the coding sequence ATGAAGAAATTAATCGAAGTGGTAGGCGCAGTCATTTATGACCATGACAAAATATTATGCGCACAACGCAGTAAACAAATGAGTTTGCCCTTATTATGGGAATTTCCGGGCGGTAAGATTGAACAAGGCGAATCAGATGTCGAAGCCTTGAAACGCGAAATCCGAGAAGAGATGAAATGTGATTTAGAGGTCGGAGAGAAAATTACGACGACGACGCATGAATATGACTTTGCGATTATTCAACTCACTACATATCAATGCAAATTGCAAGCACAAATGCCAACGCTTACTGAACATAGCCAAATCCAATGGTTGAGCGTAGAAGACTTGCATCAACTGGAGTGGGCACCGGCAGACGTTCCGACAGTCGATTTATTGGTTGAGAAGGGTTAA
- a CDS encoding DUF3427 domain-containing protein yields the protein MENAIDDLKYSLHKGFIDRSIVHQGHHVPKLLINNAEENVLSTVIDELQKCQSFMISVAFITESGLASLKAHLYDLAQKGVKGKILTSNYLGFNTPKMYEELLKLENVEVRLTEVPGFHAKGYIFEHDQFSSLIVGSSNLTSNALKVNYEHNILFSTHQNGDLVHRVKHQFTDLWNQSTPLTPEWIAYYREVYQPQAVQRVFEDSQRQTEMINRVDEAAQIEPNLMQVEALQSLSSVRARGEDRALIISATGTGKTIMSALDVRQAEPERFLFVVHSETILNDAMRAYQKVLTTEPASAFGKLSGQHKDMDAKYLFATVQTLSKEQIHTQFDPAAFDYIVFDEAHRSAADTYQRIFHYFKPQFMLGMTATPERTDDLNIFEQFNYNVAYEIRLQKALESEILCPFHYFGVSDYVQDGMVVDDNSQLRYLTSDERVKYILDRTHYYGYSGDVLKGLIFVSRKHEAVELAEKLTQQGITTTALTGSDSQQRRNTVIQQLKDGEINYIITVDLFNEGIDIPEINQVVMLRGTQSSIIFVQQLGRGLRKSANKDYVTVIDFIGNYKNNYLIPIALSGDHSHNKDNYRKFLTDNAPLRGVSTINFEEVAKKKVFESIQSATLNEMKMIVEAYQNVKNRIGRTPTLMDFIEQNSLDPDVLLSKFANYEIFLEKKAQVTPRISESASKNLTFMSKELAQGLKSSDYMTIEVLSEQDESFESLVKKLQARDSEISEADVQTSLRILDQSFFKKGTDKHYGPPIINIKHHGKKIQLSEHFKKNMQNKAFRAHLDDLMQLAHYKHINHYHNSNSLQLYQKYSRKDFVRIMNWQNDESATVYGYKQKYQTLPVFITYHKKEDISETTAYEDEFLNQDELKWFTRSNRSLKSPEVQNVIHHQELETPMYMFVKKEDADGKNFYYLGTARYIEGTAEDAQMPDGKNVVTMHLAMDTPVRDDVYRYLVEK from the coding sequence ATGGAAAATGCTATCGATGATTTGAAATACTCCTTGCATAAAGGATTTATCGACCGTTCCATTGTGCATCAAGGCCATCATGTACCGAAACTATTAATTAATAACGCAGAAGAAAATGTATTATCGACGGTCATTGATGAATTGCAAAAATGCCAATCATTTATGATTTCAGTCGCGTTCATTACAGAAAGCGGTTTAGCGAGCTTAAAAGCACACCTTTATGATCTCGCGCAAAAAGGAGTCAAAGGCAAAATACTGACTTCGAATTATCTCGGATTCAATACACCGAAAATGTATGAAGAATTATTAAAGTTGGAAAATGTTGAGGTCCGTTTAACAGAAGTGCCAGGATTTCATGCAAAAGGATATATTTTCGAACATGATCAATTTTCATCCTTAATCGTTGGCAGTTCAAATTTAACTTCCAATGCACTTAAAGTGAATTATGAACATAATATTCTTTTTTCAACCCATCAAAATGGAGACTTAGTGCATCGTGTGAAGCATCAATTCACGGACTTATGGAATCAGAGTACGCCCTTAACACCAGAGTGGATTGCGTATTACCGCGAAGTGTATCAACCGCAAGCAGTGCAACGCGTGTTTGAAGATAGCCAAAGACAAACTGAGATGATTAATCGTGTGGATGAAGCGGCACAGATTGAGCCTAACTTAATGCAAGTCGAGGCATTGCAATCTTTGAGCAGCGTACGCGCACGAGGAGAGGACCGAGCACTGATAATCTCGGCAACCGGAACAGGGAAGACGATTATGTCTGCTCTCGACGTCCGCCAAGCAGAACCTGAGCGTTTCCTTTTCGTAGTGCATAGCGAAACCATCTTGAATGATGCGATGCGGGCTTACCAGAAAGTCTTAACCACAGAACCCGCTTCGGCTTTCGGCAAATTATCTGGCCAGCATAAAGATATGGATGCGAAATATTTATTTGCGACTGTGCAGACGTTGTCCAAAGAACAGATCCATACGCAATTCGACCCGGCAGCTTTCGACTATATTGTCTTTGATGAAGCCCATCGTTCAGCCGCCGACACTTATCAGCGCATCTTCCATTATTTCAAACCGCAATTTATGCTAGGTATGACAGCGACACCAGAACGTACCGATGATTTGAATATCTTTGAACAATTCAATTATAATGTCGCTTACGAAATTCGTCTGCAAAAAGCCTTGGAAAGTGAAATCCTCTGCCCGTTTCATTACTTTGGCGTTTCCGACTATGTCCAAGACGGAATGGTAGTAGATGATAATAGTCAGTTGCGGTATCTGACTTCAGACGAACGCGTGAAATATATACTTGACCGGACGCACTATTATGGTTATTCCGGCGACGTGCTGAAAGGGTTGATCTTTGTCAGCCGTAAACATGAAGCGGTAGAACTCGCTGAAAAACTCACTCAGCAAGGGATAACAACGACTGCTTTAACAGGTTCAGATTCACAGCAACGCCGAAATACCGTGATTCAACAGCTTAAAGACGGAGAAATTAATTACATTATCACCGTTGACCTTTTCAATGAAGGGATCGATATACCTGAAATCAACCAAGTCGTCATGTTGAGAGGAACGCAATCCAGCATTATTTTTGTCCAGCAGCTCGGACGCGGCCTGCGTAAAAGTGCCAACAAAGATTACGTGACCGTCATTGATTTCATCGGCAATTATAAGAACAACTATCTGATTCCGATTGCGTTATCAGGCGACCATTCACACAACAAAGACAATTACCGTAAATTCTTGACGGATAACGCACCCCTAAGAGGCGTGTCGACCATCAATTTTGAAGAAGTCGCGAAGAAAAAAGTCTTCGAATCCATACAAAGCGCGACCCTAAACGAAATGAAAATGATTGTAGAAGCTTACCAGAACGTGAAGAATCGTATCGGCAGAACCCCGACCCTGATGGACTTTATCGAACAGAATTCCCTAGATCCAGACGTTCTTTTGTCGAAATTCGCGAACTACGAAATCTTTTTAGAAAAGAAAGCTCAAGTGACACCCCGCATTTCTGAGAGTGCCTCTAAAAACTTGACCTTCATGTCCAAAGAATTGGCTCAAGGCTTGAAGAGTTCGGATTATATGACGATTGAGGTGTTGTCAGAACAAGATGAGAGTTTCGAAAGTTTAGTGAAGAAGCTACAAGCAAGAGATAGTGAGATTAGTGAAGCGGACGTACAAACAAGTTTAAGAATACTCGATCAATCCTTCTTTAAAAAAGGAACCGATAAACATTACGGGCCGCCTATTATTAATATCAAGCATCACGGTAAAAAAATTCAATTGAGCGAGCACTTTAAAAAGAATATGCAAAATAAAGCATTTCGGGCGCATTTGGATGATTTGATGCAACTTGCACATTATAAACACATCAATCATTATCATAATAGTAATAGCTTACAACTCTATCAGAAATACTCAAGAAAAGATTTTGTGCGCATTATGAATTGGCAGAATGATGAATCTGCGACTGTTTATGGTTATAAACAAAAATACCAAACACTGCCTGTCTTCATTACGTATCACAAAAAAGAAGATATTAGTGAAACTACTGCCTATGAAGATGAATTTTTAAATCAAGATGAACTGAAGTGGTTCACACGTTCTAATCGTTCATTGAAGTCGCCAGAAGTACAAAATGTGATCCATCATCAAGAATTAGAGACACCCATGTATATGTTTGTGAAAAAAGAAGATGCAGACGGCAAAAATTTCTATTATTTAGGAACCGCCCGCTATATAGAAGGAACCGCTGAAGACGCACAAATGCCAGACGGTAAAAATGTAGTAACCATGCATTTGGCTATGGACACACCCGTTCGTGATGATGTATATCGCTATTTAGTAGAGAAATAA
- a CDS encoding TetR/AcrR family transcriptional regulator: MAITRNYEETHKKLLEVSLKNFLANGFDQTKLRQICRDAEVTTGAFYKHFKNKEEIFREIVMPLIIKMKEAYQKRYTDFFEFNTKQDVVKKWAANNDEMYIFIDLFYDNYEVFTLLFFNAQGTKYENILEKVTQYSEENTHKFYKVLFPNSEPLNKEKVHFYTYAYFAAMLDVLRHQFSREKTKELSTDLHDFVLPGWFNFMNIKSLAN, translated from the coding sequence TTGGCTATTACACGTAATTATGAAGAAACCCATAAAAAATTGTTAGAAGTGAGTTTGAAAAATTTTTTAGCAAATGGATTTGATCAAACAAAGTTAAGACAGATTTGTCGCGATGCAGAAGTGACGACAGGAGCTTTTTATAAACACTTTAAAAATAAAGAAGAAATTTTTAGAGAAATTGTTATGCCTCTTATTATTAAAATGAAAGAAGCTTACCAAAAGAGATATACTGACTTTTTTGAATTTAATACTAAACAAGATGTGGTAAAAAAATGGGCCGCTAACAATGATGAAATGTATATCTTTATTGATTTGTTTTATGATAACTATGAGGTGTTTACTTTATTATTTTTTAATGCCCAAGGTACAAAATATGAGAATATACTTGAAAAAGTAACACAGTACAGCGAAGAAAATACTCATAAATTTTACAAGGTCCTTTTTCCTAATTCTGAACCACTCAACAAAGAGAAAGTTCATTTTTATACTTATGCGTATTTTGCGGCAATGTTAGATGTTTTGCGACATCAGTTTAGTAGGGAAAAAACAAAGGAATTATCTACTGATTTACATGATTTTGTGTTGCCGGGTTGGTTTAATTTTATGAATATAAAAAGTCTTGCTAATTAA
- a CDS encoding MptD family putative ECF transporter S component has protein sequence MQNEKINVKDYINIGVFTAIYIVIFMIVGMMGFIPILLFIYPGAIGLACALPIFILISKTRKFGVLSITAVILTLFMLVTGHPWFGILISLPAGIIGDWIMKLGSYKNWMNLLSGYCVFSLWVLGGFAPFFFVRENYFKQLEKGYGKDYVTAISTLFSYEMIPVLILVCVIGAAIGAWISRGLLKKHFTNLVN, from the coding sequence ATGCAAAATGAAAAAATTAACGTTAAGGATTACATTAATATCGGAGTATTTACTGCTATCTATATTGTTATTTTTATGATAGTAGGTATGATGGGGTTCATTCCGATATTGCTCTTTATTTATCCAGGTGCTATAGGATTAGCGTGTGCTTTGCCTATATTTATATTAATTTCTAAAACTAGAAAATTTGGAGTTCTTTCGATTACAGCTGTGATACTAACTCTTTTCATGCTCGTGACGGGTCATCCTTGGTTCGGCATATTAATATCGTTGCCAGCAGGAATCATTGGCGATTGGATTATGAAACTAGGCAGTTATAAAAATTGGATGAATTTATTAAGCGGTTATTGTGTTTTTTCACTATGGGTTTTAGGAGGATTTGCGCCTTTCTTCTTTGTTAGAGAAAATTATTTTAAACAATTAGAAAAAGGTTACGGTAAAGATTACGTTACTGCTATCAGTACGTTATTTTCTTATGAAATGATTCCAGTTTTAATCCTAGTCTGTGTAATCGGAGCAGCTATTGGAGCTTGGATCTCGAGAGGTCTGTTGAAAAAACATTTTACCAATTTGGTGAATTGA
- a CDS encoding energy-coupling factor transporter transmembrane component T, with amino-acid sequence MWAANENKKFLDPRICLILSLIVSIASMIGKIEGPGIYYRLAVILIPVFLLFWIKKWIMSSLFFIILLLSWLYEIKIGLMTSNMYTLIGYIISNIVTRFLPSILMGYFIINTLTVDKFIRGLDLLKLPRGLIISIAIMFRFIPTLIEEHHYIKSANKMKANFTDSYIITLPVISQLVPIIHSALRISNDLTMSVLTRGLDINNTRTSIIQLKMKFIDYAILGITIVLLYFNLIT; translated from the coding sequence ATGTGGGCTGCTAATGAAAATAAAAAATTTTTAGATCCTCGAATATGTTTAATATTAAGTCTTATTGTCTCCATTGCTTCAATGATTGGAAAAATTGAAGGACCAGGAATTTATTATAGATTAGCTGTAATTTTAATACCTGTATTTCTTTTGTTTTGGATTAAAAAGTGGATAATGAGTAGCTTGTTTTTTATTATTTTACTTTTAAGTTGGCTCTATGAGATTAAAATAGGACTGATGACTTCTAATATGTATACATTAATCGGATATATTATTTCGAATATTGTTACGAGATTTTTACCTTCTATATTGATGGGTTATTTTATCATTAACACTTTAACTGTAGATAAATTTATAAGAGGATTAGATTTATTAAAATTGCCGAGAGGTTTAATTATTTCAATAGCAATTATGTTCAGATTTATACCGACTCTAATTGAAGAACATCATTATATTAAAAGTGCAAATAAAATGAAAGCTAACTTCACAGATTCTTATATTATAACTTTGCCGGTTATATCCCAACTTGTGCCGATTATTCATAGTGCTTTACGAATTTCCAACGATTTAACAATGTCAGTATTAACAAGAGGTTTAGACATTAATAATACGAGAACTTCTATCATCCAACTAAAAATGAAATTTATTGATTATGCAATTTTAGGGATTACTATTGTATTGCTATATTTTAATTTAATTACGTGA
- a CDS encoding ABC transporter ATP-binding protein yields MIKLNNVNFSYQEDKKILKNINLLIESGKVIVLAGKSGCGKTTLLKILNGLIPHFVPGTIEGEVTINEKDIRELTFSDISMITGTVFQNPKAQFFCMNSTNELAFESENNGVDPELIKEQIKKCSEKMNISHLLNKDISKLSGGQKQIIACASISILSHDVILLDEPTANLDIQAIQKIKELIAVWKSEGKTIIVAEHRLSYLINLLDELIILENGEITDILNHNEVATMTNKQFNEVGLRSPWAPMLTIDDNEKNHSNDYIEFENIKFKYKYAEDSILDIPFLKIPKGKVTALIGNNGCGKSTLAKYLAGLEKNYFHKFFFLNNKILMSKEVFMVFQDVNNQLSANTVLSEWEICSKKCRDFERESTQLLKELNLEINQEMNPQNLSGGEKQRVAIGEGVIAQSEILILDEPTSGLDYFNMIRIVEVIKKLMKKKKFTVLLITHDYDFLLRLANEVVVLENGRVSDQFELNNNSLSKSTLYFKGSEFKIE; encoded by the coding sequence ATGATTAAGTTAAATAATGTGAATTTTTCATATCAAGAAGACAAAAAAATACTTAAAAATATTAACTTACTAATAGAAAGTGGAAAAGTAATTGTTTTAGCAGGAAAATCAGGCTGCGGTAAGACGACCTTATTAAAAATATTAAATGGATTGATCCCTCATTTTGTTCCTGGAACTATAGAAGGGGAAGTCACAATTAATGAAAAAGATATTCGAGAACTAACATTTAGTGATATTTCCATGATTACTGGCACTGTCTTTCAAAATCCTAAAGCTCAATTTTTCTGTATGAATTCAACTAATGAATTAGCTTTTGAATCAGAAAATAATGGAGTGGACCCTGAATTAATTAAAGAGCAAATCAAGAAGTGTTCAGAGAAAATGAATATTAGTCATCTTTTAAATAAAGATATTTCAAAATTATCGGGAGGGCAAAAACAAATTATAGCATGTGCTTCAATTTCTATATTATCTCATGACGTTATCCTTCTTGATGAACCGACTGCTAATTTAGATATTCAAGCGATTCAAAAAATAAAAGAACTCATTGCTGTATGGAAAAGTGAAGGAAAAACTATTATTGTGGCAGAACATAGACTGTCATATTTAATAAACTTATTGGACGAATTGATTATATTAGAAAACGGAGAGATTACGGATATATTGAACCACAATGAAGTTGCAACGATGACTAATAAGCAATTTAACGAAGTGGGTCTAAGAAGCCCTTGGGCACCTATGCTTACTATCGATGATAATGAGAAAAATCATTCAAATGATTATATTGAATTTGAAAATATCAAATTTAAATATAAATATGCTGAAGATAGTATATTAGATATACCTTTCCTCAAAATTCCAAAAGGTAAGGTAACTGCTTTAATCGGTAATAATGGATGTGGAAAGAGCACCTTAGCTAAATATTTAGCAGGATTAGAAAAGAATTATTTTCATAAGTTCTTTTTCTTAAATAATAAAATTTTGATGTCAAAAGAAGTATTCATGGTTTTTCAAGATGTAAATAATCAATTATCAGCTAATACTGTATTAAGTGAATGGGAAATTTGCAGTAAAAAATGTAGAGATTTTGAACGTGAATCAACCCAACTGTTGAAAGAATTAAATTTAGAAATTAATCAAGAAATGAATCCCCAAAATTTGTCAGGAGGAGAAAAGCAAAGAGTTGCTATTGGAGAAGGGGTAATTGCACAAAGTGAAATACTGATATTAGATGAACCTACTAGCGGATTAGATTATTTTAATATGATTCGTATCGTAGAAGTAATTAAGAAACTTATGAAAAAGAAGAAATTTACTGTTCTGCTTATCACTCATGATTATGATTTTCTTCTGAGATTAGCAAATGAAGTAGTGGTACTTGAAAATGGTCGAGTAAGTGATCAATTTGAATTAAATAATAATTCTTTATCAAAATCAACCCTTTATTTTAAAGGAAGTGAATTTAAAATTGAATAA
- a CDS encoding ABC transporter ATP-binding protein, with the protein MNNIKILYGYMRGYKKYILLSLIFSALSVVAMLTPYYSIYKILMNIVHNEDIEAVKYGLLASIAIIIGIIIYFISLYLSHMSAFGVERNMRDYGIEKLMNVELAFFDNNQSGTIRKTIDDNAAKTHVFIAHNLPDLVGILISPIIILIFLFTINWVMGLTMLVIILAALFLIYLMVGKVNNMKKFLNSLNQMISDGTEYIRGIQVIKIFNASFKRFLNFKKSVGDYSRWATNYAFSARVPYVINQILLHGVSILILLATLPFITHSTDFNQFYVSIIFTVLVNGQIVLFLSKIMNTGENVSLAIQIVGEVENIFSNYNFNQFDESSNKKIGGNIEVKDLSFTYDSDKYALKDINFSIPTKSIVAIVGSSGSGKSTIAKVLSKMYGNYEGSIKIGEQELKDINEVDYMNYMTYVFQGMKLYNISIYDNLKLVNENITDKDIEEAVQKAQCQDIIEKLPKGLNTVIGGQHVKLSGGEIQRLVLCRALLRNTEFLIVDEVTASIDPVNEYKIQCILEELVKEKTVVVISHKLNLVKMAQQVLVMDQGKIIQKGSHQELLLEDGIYKTMFERYRQTKMWKLGES; encoded by the coding sequence TTGAATAATATTAAAATTTTGTATGGATATATGAGGGGATACAAAAAGTATATTTTATTATCTTTGATATTTTCAGCTTTAAGCGTAGTGGCAATGCTTACACCTTATTATAGTATTTATAAAATACTGATGAATATTGTGCATAATGAAGATATCGAAGCAGTGAAGTATGGCCTTTTAGCTAGTATTGCGATTATCATTGGGATAATTATATATTTTATTTCTTTATATTTAAGCCATATGAGTGCATTTGGTGTAGAAAGAAATATGAGAGATTATGGAATCGAGAAATTAATGAATGTTGAATTAGCTTTTTTCGATAATAATCAATCTGGAACAATTCGTAAAACGATTGATGACAACGCCGCTAAAACACATGTTTTTATAGCACATAATTTACCTGATTTAGTAGGAATTTTAATTTCTCCCATTATTATTTTAATCTTTCTTTTTACTATTAATTGGGTAATGGGCCTGACTATGCTAGTTATAATATTAGCAGCTTTATTCTTAATCTATTTAATGGTCGGCAAAGTCAATAATATGAAAAAGTTCTTAAATTCATTAAATCAGATGATTTCTGATGGTACTGAATATATTCGTGGGATACAAGTAATAAAAATTTTCAATGCTTCATTTAAAAGATTTTTAAATTTCAAAAAAAGTGTAGGAGATTATAGTAGGTGGGCTACAAATTATGCATTCTCAGCAAGAGTTCCTTATGTAATTAACCAGATTCTACTACACGGAGTCAGTATTTTAATTTTATTGGCAACGTTGCCTTTCATTACACATTCTACAGACTTCAACCAATTTTATGTTTCGATTATCTTTACAGTACTTGTAAATGGTCAGATTGTATTATTTCTATCCAAAATTATGAATACGGGTGAAAATGTTTCGCTGGCTATTCAGATAGTGGGCGAAGTGGAAAATATATTCAGTAATTATAATTTTAATCAATTTGATGAAAGTTCAAATAAAAAAATAGGGGGGAATATAGAGGTAAAAGATTTAAGTTTTACTTATGATAGCGATAAATATGCTTTAAAAGATATTAATTTTTCTATACCTACTAAAAGTATCGTAGCAATTGTTGGTTCATCTGGCTCTGGAAAGTCTACTATAGCAAAAGTGCTTAGTAAGATGTACGGTAATTATGAAGGAAGTATTAAGATAGGCGAACAAGAATTAAAAGATATTAACGAAGTTGATTATATGAATTATATGACCTATGTTTTTCAAGGTATGAAATTATATAATATATCTATTTACGATAATTTAAAACTCGTAAACGAAAATATTACTGACAAGGATATTGAGGAAGCTGTACAAAAAGCACAATGTCAAGATATCATAGAAAAGTTGCCTAAAGGATTGAACACTGTGATTGGTGGACAACATGTGAAATTATCAGGCGGGGAGATACAGCGTCTAGTGTTATGTAGAGCACTATTAAGAAATACTGAATTTTTAATTGTAGATGAAGTGACCGCTTCGATTGATCCGGTTAATGAATATAAAATTCAATGTATCCTCGAAGAACTAGTGAAAGAAAAAACTGTGGTCGTTATTTCCCATAAGTTAAATCTAGTTAAAATGGCACAACAAGTCCTTGTCATGGATCAAGGAAAAATTATACAAAAAGGTTCTCATCAAGAGCTCTTGTTAGAGGACGGTATTTATAAAACAATGTTTGAGAGATATAGACAAACTAAGATGTGGAAGTTAGGTGAGTCTTAA
- a CDS encoding ABC transporter ATP-binding protein gives MMKYIKNKFALSDQGAKNYIISVIFELLNNICNMLPMVLFIYFLYELDMYINNSNYNAIRWQTYLISAAVIIVLMYIFNYLSYSSNFINTYKESENTRMNIAEKLYKLPVSYFSRKSAAETSNILLNDIGDLEMFLSHALPKITGLLPIIVLFLIGLSTLNLTITLLCSLVIPLSYIVFLVSKKYEIHAYQSYLKTLTYQSEQYQEQIEMIKETRLLNQKEKALDKIKKLLKSQEKMHMKSEIPGVISQGLINILLTSGIGIVIVTTAYYYAMHKISFVLLIIFLISFSRLYSLIIQIYELSAISRYVKVRINRINELLNEPEIKGAEKPDNKDSTFTIQNLTFAYNENIILNNLNFVVEENRITAVVGASGSGKTTLLRVLAKLYEYNSGTIYFGKHKLENLSPSAFYEKISVVFQDVTLFNTTIMENIRIGNQGATDEEVIQAAEMARCSEFIQQLPEGYQTIIGENGSRLSGGEGQRLSIARAFLKNTPILFLDEISASLDSLNEYEVQKALTKLVKDKTVIVVAHRLKTIENADKIIVLDKGQIIEEGSKDELLKINNGIFAKMYNFENTI, from the coding sequence ATGATGAAATATATTAAAAACAAATTCGCCTTGTCAGATCAAGGCGCAAAGAATTATATTATATCAGTTATTTTTGAACTGTTGAATAATATTTGTAATATGCTTCCAATGGTCTTGTTTATCTATTTTTTATACGAGTTAGACATGTATATAAATAATTCGAATTATAATGCTATTCGTTGGCAGACTTACTTAATTTCAGCTGCAGTCATCATTGTTTTGATGTACATTTTTAATTATTTGAGTTATTCTAGCAACTTTATTAATACCTATAAAGAAAGTGAAAATACACGAATGAATATTGCTGAAAAACTCTACAAGTTACCAGTTTCTTATTTTTCAAGAAAATCCGCTGCTGAAACGAGCAATATTTTATTAAATGATATTGGCGATTTAGAAATGTTTTTATCTCATGCTTTACCTAAAATAACAGGATTACTGCCAATTATTGTACTTTTTTTAATTGGTTTATCAACATTAAATCTTACTATTACTCTTCTATGTTCCTTAGTTATTCCACTTTCATATATTGTATTTCTAGTTTCTAAAAAATACGAGATTCATGCTTATCAAAGTTATTTAAAAACGTTGACTTATCAAAGTGAGCAATATCAAGAACAGATTGAAATGATAAAGGAAACGCGTCTATTAAATCAAAAAGAAAAAGCTTTAGATAAAATTAAAAAGTTATTAAAATCACAAGAAAAAATGCATATGAAGTCTGAGATTCCCGGCGTTATATCACAAGGGTTAATTAATATTTTATTAACTTCAGGAATAGGTATTGTAATTGTTACAACTGCTTATTACTATGCTATGCATAAAATTTCTTTTGTATTATTGATCATTTTCTTAATTTCTTTTAGCAGGTTATATTCGTTAATAATACAAATATACGAATTATCAGCTATATCACGTTATGTTAAAGTAAGAATCAATAGAATTAACGAATTATTAAATGAACCTGAAATAAAAGGAGCTGAGAAGCCTGATAATAAGGATTCAACTTTTACTATACAAAACTTAACCTTTGCTTATAACGAAAATATAATTTTAAACAATCTCAACTTTGTAGTTGAAGAGAATAGAATTACTGCTGTTGTGGGAGCTTCAGGTTCAGGTAAAACAACGTTGCTTCGCGTATTAGCTAAGCTATATGAATATAATAGCGGAACAATTTATTTTGGAAAACATAAACTTGAAAATTTATCACCGTCTGCGTTCTATGAAAAGATATCAGTCGTTTTTCAAGATGTAACACTCTTTAATACAACAATTATGGAAAATATTAGAATAGGTAATCAAGGTGCTACTGACGAAGAAGTGATTCAAGCAGCTGAAATGGCAAGGTGTAGTGAGTTTATTCAACAATTGCCAGAAGGCTACCAAACGATCATAGGAGAAAATGGTTCAAGGTTATCAGGAGGAGAAGGTCAAAGGTTATCAATCGCACGTGCTTTTTTAAAAAATACACCAATCTTATTTTTAGATGAAATAAGTGCCTCTTTAGATTCATTGAATGAGTATGAGGTCCAGAAAGCTCTTACAAAGTTAGTGAAAGATAAAACCGTAATAGTAGTTGCTCATAGACTTAAGACTATTGAAAATGCTGATAAAATTATAGTATTAGATAAAGGGCAAATTATTGAAGAGGGCTCTAAAGATGAATTATTAAAAATAAATAATGGTATATTCGCTAAAATGTATAATTTTGAAAATACAATTTAG